From a region of the Campylobacter showae genome:
- a CDS encoding DUF5339 family protein, whose protein sequence is MKKSLLFVALCAFAGQLAAAEMPAACEEYKKVSYDFIDSMAKQAQAQGKKDFDVAATKKEFEADYASIKKMSKEEQESTCNQGIAEVKELENMLKMMGSIK, encoded by the coding sequence ATGAAAAAATCACTGCTTTTCGTCGCGCTTTGCGCTTTTGCCGGACAGCTTGCGGCTGCTGAGATGCCTGCTGCTTGCGAGGAGTACAAAAAGGTTTCTTACGATTTCATCGATTCGATGGCAAAACAAGCTCAGGCTCAGGGTAAAAAGGACTTTGACGTCGCCGCGACGAAAAAAGAGTTTGAGGCCGACTACGCGAGCATAAAAAAGATGAGCAAAGAGGAACAAGAATCTACGTGCAACCAAGGCATAGCCGAGGTAAAAGAGCTTGAAAATATGCTAAAAATGATGGGATCGATAAAGTAA
- a CDS encoding Crp/Fnr family transcriptional regulator, which yields MLGDELKDTLKQRFTSKFTLSAQDEEAVLKSATLKSFKKGERIYPKDGCLGYAIIMSGRARGLVSTSNFKEITVFNLQDGDSCMLCGFCSLGALQAEINLQIEDDVRMILIPREIFKRLRENYPQVANHALELMATRFSSAITAMDQTLFLPLARRIINFLEQNGAKNGLKITHEQIANDIASAREAVSRALKEMQKKGLVELKRGVVTLR from the coding sequence ATGTTGGGAGACGAGCTAAAAGATACGCTAAAGCAGCGGTTTACCTCTAAATTTACGCTTAGTGCGCAGGATGAAGAGGCGGTGTTAAAAAGCGCGACGCTAAAAAGCTTTAAAAAAGGTGAGAGGATATACCCAAAAGATGGCTGCCTTGGCTACGCGATCATCATGAGCGGGCGTGCGCGCGGGCTGGTTAGCACGAGTAATTTTAAAGAGATCACCGTCTTTAACCTACAAGACGGCGATAGCTGTATGCTGTGCGGCTTTTGTTCGCTTGGAGCGCTACAAGCGGAGATAAATTTGCAAATCGAAGATGACGTGCGGATGATTTTGATACCAAGAGAGATCTTTAAGAGGCTGCGCGAAAACTATCCGCAGGTGGCAAATCACGCGCTAGAGCTCATGGCGACGAGGTTTAGCTCGGCGATAACGGCGATGGATCAGACGCTGTTTTTGCCGCTAGCTCGGAGAATAATAAATTTCCTCGAGCAAAACGGCGCGAAAAACGGGCTAAAGATCACGCACGAACAGATCGCAAACGACATCGCTAGCGCGAGAGAGGCGGTATCAAGAGCGCTAAAAGAGATGCAGAAAAAGGGGCTCGTCGAGCTAAAACGCGGAGTCGTGACGTTAAGGTGA
- a CDS encoding SLAC1 anion channel family protein, protein MKTQDEKPSWLQHFPIMFYTVVMGLGGLALAYERLNLIFDISGAVFEILRGAASLAYALICACYAAKLIRYQQACKAEFFHPVRVNFFAAFSIGTLLVASLWRDFAPVYDALFSAGTAFQTFITLHVVSFWIKNNVQIAHSNPAWFIPIVGNLFVPLAAPAVSEIAWYYFAIGIFFWPVLFAVLFYRIIFHDQMPQKFIPTLFIVIAPPAMAFLDYVKLTGGFDATAKIMLYVTLFFALLILFMFKSFLRLKFFLSWWAFTFPTAAASIAFLRAFEFNGIKFFLFAGTAGFAILCVFIGIVGFCTVKAMRRSEICVPE, encoded by the coding sequence ATGAAAACGCAGGACGAAAAACCAAGCTGGCTGCAGCACTTTCCGATTATGTTTTACACCGTAGTTATGGGGCTTGGTGGGCTAGCTCTCGCATACGAGCGGCTAAATTTGATCTTTGATATCTCAGGCGCGGTTTTTGAGATTTTACGCGGCGCGGCTAGCCTAGCATACGCGCTCATCTGCGCTTGTTACGCGGCAAAGCTGATCAGATACCAGCAAGCTTGCAAGGCGGAGTTTTTCCATCCGGTGCGGGTAAATTTTTTCGCCGCATTTTCGATCGGCACGCTACTAGTCGCCTCGCTCTGGCGGGACTTTGCCCCCGTTTACGACGCGCTTTTTTCCGCAGGCACGGCGTTTCAGACCTTTATCACGCTGCACGTCGTCTCATTTTGGATCAAAAATAACGTCCAGATCGCGCACTCAAACCCCGCGTGGTTCATCCCTATCGTGGGTAATCTCTTCGTCCCGCTAGCAGCGCCCGCCGTGAGCGAGATTGCGTGGTATTATTTTGCGATCGGGATATTTTTTTGGCCCGTACTTTTTGCGGTTTTATTTTACCGCATCATCTTTCACGATCAGATGCCGCAGAAATTTATCCCGACGCTTTTCATCGTGATCGCACCGCCCGCTATGGCGTTTTTGGACTACGTCAAGCTCACCGGCGGTTTTGACGCAACCGCGAAGATCATGCTCTACGTCACGCTATTTTTCGCGCTTCTCATCCTTTTTATGTTTAAAAGCTTTTTGCGACTCAAATTTTTCCTCTCGTGGTGGGCGTTTACCTTCCCGACGGCTGCGGCTAGCATCGCATTTTTGCGAGCGTTCGAGTTTAATGGGATTAAGTTTTTCTTGTTTGCGGGAACGGCGGGTTTTGCTATATTGTGCGTTTTTATAGGTATCGTGGGCTTTTGCACGGTAAAAGCGATGCGACGCAGCGAAATTTGCGTGCCTGAGTGA
- a CDS encoding NAD(P)/FAD-dependent oxidoreductase, whose protein sequence is MQSIDRRGVLKILGAAGLAAAGVAGASKLNAGENADIRANILIIGGGLGGISLAAKLRRDMPNAELAVLDKDEYFYYQPGFTLIAAGHYLPEDITYEKSNLIPDGVKWIKQNAVSIDPATNSVKLEDGSNLSYDYLVIASGAEYEFESVKGLSADDIGSDNVTSIYTIPGAVAMSGIMKKVGKDGGKIVFSDNKTPMKCSGANKKVTLLTEDMARNLGNRDKLDISIYSGARTIFSAPVYAKMIEGMLEERDVKYFTSHQLVEVDKSANIAVFEHAMPYRENGENKLAKELVEVKFDYLHLVPRMKASKIYADAGLSVEKGDAAGNWISLTRETLQHSKFKNIFAIGDVCGFAAGKTGASIRKMYPVLAQNLADVIKGREPSAKYGGYTACPLLTKFGKAVMVEFNWTGKPEPTIACMGATRESYLNWAMKLYMMKPMVMQGMIRGLA, encoded by the coding sequence ATGCAAAGCATCGACAGAAGAGGCGTCTTGAAAATTTTAGGCGCGGCGGGGCTAGCGGCGGCGGGAGTCGCAGGAGCTAGCAAGCTAAATGCGGGAGAAAATGCGGACATCCGCGCAAATATCCTAATAATCGGCGGCGGTCTAGGCGGCATCAGCCTAGCGGCAAAACTACGACGAGATATGCCAAACGCCGAACTAGCGGTCCTTGATAAGGACGAGTACTTCTACTATCAGCCCGGCTTTACGCTCATCGCAGCCGGTCACTATCTGCCCGAAGACATAACCTATGAAAAATCAAATTTGATCCCAGACGGCGTAAAATGGATAAAGCAAAATGCCGTATCCATCGATCCGGCGACAAATTCCGTCAAGCTAGAGGACGGGTCAAACTTAAGCTACGACTACCTCGTGATAGCTAGCGGAGCGGAGTATGAGTTTGAGAGCGTAAAAGGGCTTAGCGCCGACGATATAGGTAGCGACAACGTGACTTCTATCTACACGATTCCAGGTGCCGTTGCTATGTCCGGCATAATGAAAAAAGTCGGCAAAGATGGCGGCAAGATAGTCTTTAGCGACAACAAAACACCGATGAAGTGTTCGGGCGCAAATAAAAAAGTAACGCTGCTAACCGAAGATATGGCGCGAAATTTAGGCAACAGAGACAAGCTTGATATCTCGATATACTCGGGTGCTCGGACGATATTTTCCGCTCCTGTTTATGCTAAAATGATAGAAGGAATGCTGGAGGAGCGAGACGTGAAGTATTTTACCTCGCATCAGCTGGTTGAGGTGGATAAAAGTGCCAATATAGCGGTATTTGAGCACGCTATGCCGTACCGCGAAAACGGCGAAAATAAACTCGCTAAAGAGCTAGTCGAAGTAAAATTTGACTACCTACACCTAGTGCCTCGCATGAAGGCTTCTAAAATCTACGCCGATGCAGGGCTAAGCGTAGAAAAGGGCGATGCGGCAGGCAACTGGATTAGCCTCACGCGCGAGACGCTGCAACACTCGAAATTTAAAAATATATTTGCTATCGGCGACGTTTGCGGATTTGCTGCGGGCAAAACCGGAGCTAGTATACGCAAGATGTATCCAGTGCTGGCGCAAAATCTAGCCGACGTTATAAAAGGACGCGAACCGAGCGCAAAATACGGCGGCTACACCGCGTGCCCGTTGCTAACGAAATTTGGCAAGGCGGTGATGGTAGAGTTTAACTGGACGGGCAAGCCCGAGCCTACGATAGCGTGCATGGGCGCGACTCGCGAGAGCTATCTAAACTGGGCGATGAAGCTATATATGATGAAGCCGATGGTCATGCAAGGCATGATAAGAGGCCTAGCATAA
- a CDS encoding YgaP family membrane protein has product MQNVGILDKTIRLVIAAVWIYAFGFVCECWLWLVGLVPLLTAVYGYCPLYKFFGINTCKKCKNKERKTQC; this is encoded by the coding sequence ATGCAAAATGTCGGGATTTTAGATAAAACTATCCGCCTAGTAATCGCTGCGGTTTGGATATACGCATTTGGGTTCGTCTGCGAGTGCTGGCTGTGGCTGGTAGGTCTCGTGCCGCTACTGACGGCTGTTTACGGTTATTGTCCTCTTTATAAATTTTTTGGTATAAATACGTGTAAAAAATGTAAAAACAAAGAAAGGAAAACGCAATGCTAA
- a CDS encoding YgaP family membrane protein, protein MLSRKTRIIRALIGLAIMIAGAVFSSWWGLVGLVPFVVGVTGFCPACYFLNRCSLKR, encoded by the coding sequence ATGCTAAGCAGGAAAACTAGGATAATAAGAGCTCTGATCGGACTAGCGATAATGATCGCGGGAGCGGTGTTTAGCAGCTGGTGGGGGCTGGTCGGGCTCGTGCCGTTTGTTGTGGGCGTTACGGGATTTTGCCCCGCTTGCTACTTTTTAAACCGCTGTTCGCTAAAGCGCTAA
- a CDS encoding molybdopterin-dependent oxidoreductase → MKRRDFIKFSALAATAAQASRIEGVTQTIFDNKKVFGANRFGLFWANTNSNQIVSVSDFEGDKFPNTMNYSLPDSVQNEARVLYPMVRKSYLKAKGAAKSELRGKEEFVRVSWDVALDLAAKALKEAHEKYGSEAIYGECYWWGGSGKVSWGRTVAHRMLKILGGYVEESGDYSTGAGLVIMPHVLGSSAVYDTPTKWAAIVKNAKNVVFWATDPIVTNQISSVPPTHEGYVGIKELKKSGIKTYSVNAMVNDTARYFGSENIIVRPNTDAALIIGMCHHLFTNKLYDEEFIKKYTVGFNKFKDYFMGETDKVVKDAEWASKICGVAADKIKSFAEALAKEPTTVLIGRALQRADHGEQPFWALIALNAMLGYIGKEGLGFEFSLGYDSGGMTNKISPTLKGISTRISEKYENLGKAPWKDAKNVTIPSSRSIEALEYPGKEIDYDGTKIKLPRMRVAYMASGSMFTRHQDVNNAVKQWRKFETVITAEPYWTSTAKFSDIVLPVAIEVERNDINQTGDSGEYIVAYKPVIAPMGESKSDFWICEQICKRWGYGEAFSEGKDELGWMKEFYADAAEQAKGLNLSMPSFEEFYEKGYVRFEKDNTETELYTRLAAFRENPAKNRLGTPSGKIEIYSPTIAKMNYADCPPMPTWIEPKEWLGNATKKYPLHVVSPHSRYRLHSQLNNSIIRNFAEVSGREPVLINPKDAKERGLATGDVARVFNDRGEILAGVLVTDIVPERVVAICEGAWYNPEKWGEKSLCQHGCVNVLTFDKGTSKLAQSNSAHTVLAQIEKFKGEIRPITAFSKPKILQSI, encoded by the coding sequence ATGAAAAGACGAGATTTCATCAAATTTTCGGCATTGGCGGCTACGGCTGCGCAGGCTAGCAGGATAGAAGGCGTTACGCAGACGATTTTCGATAACAAAAAGGTATTCGGCGCGAACAGATTCGGGCTTTTTTGGGCAAATACCAACTCAAATCAGATAGTTTCCGTTAGCGATTTCGAGGGCGATAAATTTCCTAATACGATGAATTACAGCCTGCCTGATTCCGTGCAAAACGAGGCTCGCGTGCTGTATCCGATGGTGCGCAAAAGCTATCTAAAAGCCAAGGGCGCGGCTAAATCCGAACTGCGAGGCAAAGAGGAATTCGTGCGCGTTAGTTGGGACGTCGCGCTTGATCTTGCCGCCAAGGCGTTAAAAGAAGCCCACGAGAAATACGGCAGCGAAGCGATCTACGGTGAGTGCTACTGGTGGGGCGGCAGCGGCAAGGTCAGCTGGGGGCGTACGGTCGCTCACAGGATGCTTAAAATTTTAGGCGGCTACGTGGAGGAAAGCGGCGATTATTCGACGGGGGCGGGTCTGGTTATCATGCCTCACGTGCTAGGCTCAAGCGCGGTTTACGATACGCCGACTAAGTGGGCGGCGATAGTTAAAAACGCTAAAAACGTCGTATTTTGGGCGACCGATCCTATCGTAACAAATCAAATTTCATCCGTGCCTCCTACTCACGAGGGCTACGTAGGTATAAAAGAGCTTAAAAAATCGGGCATTAAAACATATAGCGTAAACGCGATGGTAAACGATACGGCGCGCTACTTCGGCTCCGAGAATATCATCGTACGCCCTAATACCGACGCGGCGTTAATTATCGGCATGTGCCACCATCTGTTTACGAACAAGCTCTACGACGAGGAATTTATCAAAAAATACACCGTCGGATTTAATAAATTTAAAGACTACTTTATGGGCGAGACCGACAAAGTCGTAAAAGACGCGGAGTGGGCGAGCAAAATTTGCGGCGTAGCGGCGGATAAGATAAAAAGCTTCGCCGAGGCTTTGGCAAAAGAGCCTACGACCGTGCTTATAGGCCGCGCGCTTCAAAGAGCCGACCACGGCGAGCAGCCTTTCTGGGCGCTTATAGCTCTTAACGCGATGCTAGGCTATATCGGTAAAGAAGGCCTTGGCTTTGAGTTTAGCCTAGGATACGACTCGGGCGGTATGACGAATAAAATTTCACCGACGCTAAAAGGCATCAGCACGCGCATTAGCGAAAAATACGAAAATTTAGGCAAGGCCCCTTGGAAAGACGCTAAAAACGTCACCATTCCGTCCTCTCGTAGCATCGAGGCCTTAGAGTATCCCGGCAAAGAGATCGACTACGACGGCACCAAGATTAAACTACCTCGCATGAGAGTGGCGTATATGGCCTCAGGCTCGATGTTTACGCGCCATCAAGACGTAAACAACGCCGTCAAGCAGTGGAGAAAATTCGAAACCGTCATCACCGCCGAGCCTTATTGGACCAGCACGGCGAAATTTAGCGACATCGTACTACCCGTAGCTATCGAAGTGGAGCGTAACGATATAAACCAAACCGGCGACAGCGGCGAATATATCGTAGCCTATAAACCCGTCATCGCGCCGATGGGCGAGAGCAAGAGCGACTTTTGGATCTGCGAGCAAATTTGCAAACGCTGGGGCTACGGCGAGGCGTTTAGCGAGGGCAAGGACGAGCTCGGCTGGATGAAGGAATTTTACGCCGACGCGGCCGAGCAGGCCAAGGGGCTAAATTTAAGCATGCCTAGCTTTGAGGAATTCTACGAAAAAGGCTACGTGAGATTTGAAAAAGACAACACCGAAACCGAGCTATACACGCGTCTAGCGGCATTCCGCGAAAATCCTGCCAAAAACCGCCTAGGTACGCCGTCTGGCAAGATAGAGATCTACTCGCCTACGATTGCAAAGATGAACTACGCCGACTGCCCGCCGATGCCTACGTGGATCGAGCCAAAAGAGTGGCTAGGCAACGCGACGAAAAAGTACCCGCTGCATGTCGTTAGCCCACACTCTCGCTACCGCTTGCACAGCCAGCTAAACAACTCTATCATTAGAAATTTTGCCGAAGTTAGCGGTAGAGAGCCGGTGCTAATAAATCCAAAAGACGCCAAAGAGCGCGGACTAGCTACGGGCGACGTCGCTCGCGTATTTAACGACCGCGGCGAAATTTTAGCTGGCGTACTAGTCACCGATATCGTTCCTGAGCGCGTCGTAGCTATCTGCGAGGGCGCGTGGTACAACCCTGAAAAATGGGGCGAAAAGAGCCTCTGCCAGCATGGCTGCGTAAACGTGCTAACCTTTGACAAAGGCACATCCAAACTCGCGCAAAGCAACTCGGCTCACACCGTGCTAGCGCAGATTGAGAAATTTAAGGGGGAGATTAGGCCGATAACGGCGTTTTCAAAACCAAAAATCCTACAAAGCATTTAA